A window of Thermoleophilia bacterium contains these coding sequences:
- a CDS encoding SDR family oxidoreductase: MSEYAGARRPFSEPVKDLRRVMDVSGKGVIVTGGANGIGWGIAQAFAERGARVAILDVEAETGRARVEELNRLAGGSPAGAAGDVRHIFVECDITSRAAVDVAVEEAVRALGHIDVLVNNAGIAVTKPFLDFDPDLSDWRRVIEVNLHGTALVTHAVANYMRRAGRGGLIINISSVGGARCSASKELPNSAYVASKAALNHLTAAWAIEFAEYGIRVNAIMPGPTHSRLDAQLTPEYMEKIADGILDGRWGEPLEIGALCVFMASAEGAHLNGVVIPHDGGFLCVH, from the coding sequence GTGAGCGAGTATGCGGGTGCGCGGCGTCCGTTCTCTGAGCCCGTTAAGGATCTTCGCCGTGTGATGGATGTCTCGGGTAAAGGCGTGATCGTCACTGGCGGTGCCAACGGCATCGGTTGGGGGATCGCGCAAGCATTTGCCGAGCGCGGAGCCAGGGTAGCTATTCTGGATGTTGAAGCAGAGACCGGGCGCGCGAGAGTAGAGGAGCTAAATCGGCTAGCCGGGGGCAGTCCAGCTGGCGCGGCGGGGGACGTGCGACACATCTTTGTGGAGTGCGACATTACTTCCCGAGCGGCCGTGGATGTCGCAGTAGAGGAAGCCGTCCGAGCACTTGGGCACATAGATGTCCTTGTGAACAACGCTGGCATCGCAGTCACAAAGCCGTTCTTGGACTTTGACCCTGATCTTTCGGATTGGCGCCGGGTGATCGAGGTCAACCTACATGGCACCGCTCTTGTCACTCATGCGGTGGCCAATTACATGCGCAGGGCCGGGCGGGGCGGACTCATCATCAACATTTCCTCGGTAGGGGGCGCAAGGTGCTCAGCGTCGAAAGAGCTGCCAAATTCTGCCTATGTGGCTTCCAAGGCGGCTCTCAACCACCTCACGGCAGCCTGGGCCATTGAATTTGCGGAGTACGGCATTCGGGTGAACGCAATCATGCCCGGTCCCACCCACTCGCGGCTGGATGCTCAGCTTACCCCGGAGTATATGGAAAAGATTGCCGATGGGATCCTGGATGGTCGCTGGGGCGAGCCCCTGGAGATTGGGGCGCTTTGCGTGTTTATGGCCTCGGCAGAGGGGGCGCACTTAAACGGGGTGGTGATTCCTCACGACGGGGGCTTTCTCTGCGTGCACTAG
- a CDS encoding zinc-binding dehydrogenase — protein MVEIPKTCKAAVLVEYGKPLEIWDVDIPEVEPGAILVKVEVAGICGTDVHQQKGELTIKSPLPNIQGHETIGRIVKLGTGRVKDAAGEELKVGDRIMWAHADCGECYWCQIARDPVLCARRSGYGWAPPSALRGGFAEYEYVTPSTNVVKVPDDLTEEEAIGVGCAFRTVVAGYERFGKVPFMSDVVIQGSGPVGLYSAVVARESGARKVIVVGAPANRLELAKQWGADEVISIEEHPDANERKEIILSLTQGRGPEVVVEASGYPPAVAEGLDMIQKGGRYLILGQTSAAVTPIMPSIINQKALTIVGSVSAAIPHFYKALQFIKTHRHKYPFAAIVSGRYRLEEVNEALANMAAGKEIKPIIDNRGR, from the coding sequence ATGGTTGAAATCCCCAAGACCTGCAAAGCAGCCGTTCTTGTGGAGTACGGCAAACCTCTTGAGATATGGGATGTGGATATACCGGAGGTGGAACCAGGGGCCATCCTCGTGAAGGTTGAGGTGGCCGGGATCTGCGGCACCGATGTGCATCAGCAAAAAGGTGAGCTCACCATTAAGTCGCCCCTGCCAAACATCCAGGGGCACGAAACTATTGGCCGCATCGTGAAGCTGGGCACTGGCCGGGTAAAGGATGCGGCAGGTGAGGAGCTCAAAGTAGGCGATCGGATCATGTGGGCTCACGCCGACTGCGGTGAGTGCTACTGGTGCCAGATTGCTCGCGACCCTGTGCTTTGCGCGCGTCGCTCGGGGTATGGGTGGGCGCCGCCCAGCGCTTTGCGGGGTGGATTTGCTGAGTACGAGTATGTGACTCCCAGTACCAACGTGGTTAAGGTGCCCGACGATCTTACCGAAGAAGAGGCCATCGGGGTCGGCTGTGCGTTTCGCACGGTAGTGGCCGGCTACGAAAGATTCGGCAAGGTGCCTTTCATGAGCGACGTAGTTATTCAGGGCTCGGGGCCGGTGGGGCTTTACTCCGCCGTTGTGGCGCGGGAGAGCGGCGCCCGAAAGGTGATTGTGGTTGGGGCGCCCGCCAACCGCTTGGAGCTGGCCAAGCAGTGGGGGGCCGACGAGGTCATAAGCATCGAGGAACATCCCGATGCCAACGAACGCAAAGAAATTATTCTCAGTCTCACTCAGGGCCGCGGCCCCGAGGTAGTGGTGGAAGCCTCAGGCTATCCACCTGCGGTAGCCGAGGGGCTCGATATGATTCAGAAAGGGGGCCGCTACCTGATTTTGGGCCAGACTTCGGCGGCTGTTACTCCTATTATGCCCAGCATTATCAATCAGAAGGCACTCACCATAGTTGGCTCGGTGTCGGCGGCTATTCCCCATTTCTACAAAGCGCTTCAGTTCATCAAAACGCATCGCCATAAGTACCCGTTTGCCGCCATTGTGAGCGGTAGATATCGCCTAGAGGAGGTAAACGAGGCTCTAGCCAATATGGCAGCGGGAAAGGAAATCAAGCCGATCATCGATAACCGCGGCCGCTAG
- a CDS encoding aldolase/citrate lyase family protein: protein MAFKPFLRPNRVLAMLEKGETPLGMQMYTHDPDLVEIVGYAGFDFVMLDMEHNRTNPETMVALIRAAEASGATPLVRVPANDPHLIRAAVESGAQGIFVPHVKTAAEAKAAMEAMRYPPEGRCGICPAIRAAGYAQEYWEEYMAQANRQIMFIPLLEDVEGIENAEEIISLLKPGRDGVGLGLADIACSLIKEPGERVQWQHPYLKEASAKVRAICEARGIPIVGMAWPTPDRAGVEAAKANGTKVILFHPDSHFWYQVCRNIIREVRGE, encoded by the coding sequence GTGGCCTTTAAACCATTCTTACGGCCCAACCGAGTCTTGGCCATGCTCGAAAAAGGTGAGACTCCTTTGGGTATGCAGATGTACACCCACGACCCCGATCTGGTGGAGATTGTGGGATATGCTGGCTTTGACTTTGTCATGCTCGACATGGAGCACAACCGGACCAATCCTGAAACCATGGTGGCTCTTATCCGAGCGGCCGAGGCTTCGGGCGCCACTCCTTTGGTAAGAGTGCCGGCTAACGACCCACATTTGATCCGCGCAGCGGTAGAGTCCGGCGCCCAGGGGATTTTTGTGCCGCATGTGAAAACTGCAGCCGAGGCTAAAGCGGCCATGGAAGCTATGCGCTACCCGCCCGAAGGTCGCTGCGGGATTTGCCCGGCCATTCGCGCCGCCGGCTATGCGCAGGAATACTGGGAAGAGTATATGGCGCAGGCTAACCGGCAGATCATGTTTATTCCCCTGCTTGAGGATGTGGAGGGGATAGAAAACGCAGAAGAAATCATTTCTTTGCTTAAGCCGGGACGAGACGGCGTGGGGCTTGGCCTGGCCGACATCGCCTGTTCTTTGATCAAAGAGCCGGGGGAGAGGGTACAGTGGCAACACCCCTACCTAAAGGAAGCAAGTGCGAAGGTGCGGGCTATCTGCGAGGCAAGGGGTATTCCTATCGTAGGTATGGCCTGGCCGACGCCGGACAGGGCGGGAGTTGAAGCAGCAAAGGCAAATGGCACCAAAGTGATCTTGTTCCATCCTGACTCGCATTTTTGGTATCAGGTTTGCCGGAACATCATTAGGGAAGTACGGGGCGAATAG
- a CDS encoding N-acyl homoserine lactonase family protein: MMSAPGKIRLYLLEGGKAHLPERSHLTPDRNFGQPVTIPILMAVIDHPQGLVLVDTGLDVDNVNDPFLEARPDQRVDRQLCALGYQPSQVRYVILTHLHLDHMGCAYLFPDATFVVRRAELRAAWWPDAHDGGYKFESLLPIRSLDYLQLPDEGEFDLFGDGAVVCFDTRGHTEGHQSVKVTLSQSGVVVLTGDAVQVRENLTAKVPPGLGWNSQLALESMEKLRLLEAQGALLVLGHELGQLEMLKLAPDWYE, from the coding sequence ATGATGAGTGCGCCCGGAAAAATTCGGCTGTACCTTCTTGAAGGTGGAAAAGCGCATCTGCCGGAGCGAAGCCATCTAACTCCCGATCGCAACTTTGGGCAGCCGGTTACTATCCCCATCCTCATGGCCGTAATTGACCATCCCCAGGGCTTGGTTTTGGTGGACACAGGATTGGACGTGGACAACGTGAACGATCCGTTCCTGGAGGCGCGGCCGGACCAGCGGGTTGACCGTCAGCTTTGCGCTCTCGGCTACCAGCCTTCGCAGGTAAGGTACGTGATTCTCACTCACCTGCATCTTGACCACATGGGCTGCGCGTATCTCTTTCCCGATGCCACGTTTGTGGTGAGGAGGGCGGAGCTGCGCGCGGCCTGGTGGCCGGACGCCCATGACGGCGGATACAAGTTCGAGAGTCTGCTTCCAATAAGGAGCCTTGATTATCTGCAGCTTCCGGACGAGGGCGAATTTGATCTTTTTGGAGATGGAGCCGTGGTGTGCTTTGACACCCGTGGGCATACAGAAGGGCACCAATCGGTCAAAGTGACCTTGTCCCAAAGCGGCGTGGTCGTTTTGACGGGCGATGCGGTCCAGGTGAGGGAAAATCTCACCGCCAAAGTGCCCCCGGGATTAGGTTGGAATAGCCAGCTTGCACTAGAGTCCATGGAGAAACTTCGCCTGCTTGAGGCACAGGGTGCTCTTCTGGTTCTGGGCCACGAGCTCGGCCAGCTCGAGATGTTGAAGCTGGCTCCGGACTGGTATGAGTAG